The proteins below are encoded in one region of Nitrospira lenta:
- a CDS encoding PilZ domain-containing protein, translating to MSSVTAQQPRQSRADQRQTYRITVTRRLQFAQRHTTSRIGKAILLDLSDSGCCLESKNSLTVGERLALILALPQPVLITDAQVVWGDGSRYGLSFARVSPLERSRLRRFLWKHLPDAAMSDLLPLFATVEEPHHSHTRLQILR from the coding sequence ATGTCTTCCGTCACTGCACAACAGCCTCGCCAATCACGAGCAGATCAACGACAAACCTATCGCATCACCGTGACCAGACGCCTTCAGTTTGCGCAGCGGCACACGACGAGCCGGATCGGCAAGGCCATTTTGCTCGATCTCTCCGACTCCGGATGCTGTCTCGAAAGCAAAAATAGTCTCACGGTGGGAGAGAGGCTGGCCCTAATCCTCGCGCTGCCGCAGCCCGTGCTGATTACGGATGCGCAGGTCGTGTGGGGCGACGGATCCCGATACGGGCTGAGCTTTGCACGTGTGAGCCCGCTTGAACGTTCACGCCTTCGCCGGTTTCTCTGGAAACATCTCCCCGATGCCGCCATGAGCGATCTCCTCCCGCTCTTTGCCACGGTCGAAGAACCACACCATTCGCACACACGGCTGCAAATACTCAGATAA
- a CDS encoding TetR/AcrR family transcriptional regulator — MTRTIQRSRQSSQERQASLIQAATTLFAQKGFNGTTTKEIARAAGVSEALVFKHFPTKRALYTAILAGKVTVSELLSTIEAAAKQQEDRRVFTLIAGYRIRPKADATFLRLLLFSALEGHELSDMFFGKHHKVFYDHLAAYIHTRVKDGAFRRVDPLLAARAFIGMVVHHRLLHEIFGIPMDRSYDDTVSTYVDLFLHGLVAAPAPRRTKKGRTRA, encoded by the coding sequence ATGACGCGGACCATCCAGCGATCCAGACAATCCAGCCAGGAACGCCAGGCGAGCCTGATCCAGGCCGCCACGACACTGTTTGCCCAAAAAGGCTTCAACGGCACGACCACGAAAGAAATCGCCAGAGCCGCCGGCGTCAGCGAAGCCCTGGTCTTCAAACACTTTCCGACCAAACGCGCGCTCTATACCGCCATCCTCGCGGGAAAAGTCACGGTCAGCGAACTCCTCAGCACGATCGAAGCGGCCGCCAAGCAACAGGAAGACCGGCGCGTATTCACCTTAATCGCCGGCTACCGGATTCGCCCCAAGGCCGACGCCACCTTCCTGCGGCTCCTGCTGTTCAGCGCGCTGGAAGGGCACGAACTGTCCGACATGTTTTTCGGCAAGCACCACAAAGTCTTCTACGACCATCTAGCGGCCTACATTCACACGCGGGTAAAGGACGGCGCCTTTCGCCGAGTCGATCCCCTCTTGGCCGCCCGCGCGTTTATCGGGATGGTCGTGCATCATCGCCTGCTGCACGAAATCTTCGGCATCCCCATGGATCGGTCCTATGATGATACGGTCTCCACGTATGTCGACCTCTTTCTCCACGGGCTCGTGGCGGCGCCTGCGCCCCGCCGCACCAAGAAGGGAAGGACCCGGGCATGA
- a CDS encoding PilZ domain-containing protein — protein MRPAYSSLDKRYTERLAISCPVRYKGDIPSQPHAGQGLTKDISLSGCKIISDHPVTRGTLLSLTIDLPDGGRPLSLTSAHVVWVSGCQFSVRFMQVSQDQRKRLQTYIWKNISHTTVHNQRPRFRLV, from the coding sequence ATGCGGCCGGCCTATTCCAGCCTGGACAAACGCTATACCGAACGGCTCGCGATCAGCTGTCCCGTCCGATACAAAGGCGACATCCCCAGTCAACCGCACGCCGGACAGGGACTGACCAAAGATATCTCCCTATCGGGATGCAAAATCATCAGCGATCACCCAGTCACTCGGGGCACCCTCCTCAGTCTTACAATCGACCTTCCCGACGGGGGAAGACCACTGTCCCTCACCTCCGCACATGTCGTCTGGGTATCAGGGTGCCAGTTCTCCGTTCGGTTCATGCAGGTTTCACAAGACCAACGGAAACGGCTACAAACATATATCTGGAAAAACATCTCGCATACGACTGTTCACAACCAACGGCCCCGATTCAGACTAGTCTAA
- a CDS encoding efflux RND transporter periplasmic adaptor subunit — protein MKSVQQRPFVILGVIIVFAVAALVVFRLSSGAKTDSKKTRVITVGTTTPLKQDLPIRLAYTADIIPNQVVNLFSRVDGYIAKIHVDKGDHVKANQLLIEIDHTDYLHAVNQAKANLAAAKAKVAQQHAAVRNATLTLDRMQALIKDQFVSQQDLDTAQVNFDGASAALESLQAQVKQMDVALAQADTNLAYSYVRAPFAGYVAERNLDPGANVTSAIASTSTNSRGILSLHEIETVRILIEVVEKDIPLIHIGQKAEVRAEAYPDRVFDGTVTRIVQALNRATRTMTVEIDLSNKDRALKGGMFARVEALVGTHPQAVQIPIDAVSRLEDVQYVYIVRDGTAQRVNVEIGAREKNRVEITKGLNGSEQVIVSGKDLVHDGTPVQAQALAPNVSTEPPAPTPASPAPAKG, from the coding sequence ATGAAGTCGGTACAGCAACGCCCCTTCGTCATTCTCGGTGTGATCATTGTCTTCGCCGTCGCCGCTCTGGTGGTCTTCCGTTTGAGCAGCGGTGCCAAAACCGACAGCAAGAAGACTCGCGTCATCACGGTGGGGACTACCACCCCGTTGAAACAGGATCTCCCCATCCGTCTGGCCTACACCGCCGACATTATTCCCAACCAGGTGGTGAACCTCTTTTCCCGCGTCGATGGCTACATCGCCAAAATTCACGTGGACAAGGGGGACCATGTCAAAGCCAATCAATTGCTGATCGAGATCGACCACACGGACTATCTGCATGCCGTCAATCAGGCCAAGGCCAACCTCGCGGCGGCCAAAGCCAAGGTCGCACAACAACACGCGGCCGTTCGCAATGCGACGCTGACGCTCGACCGGATGCAGGCCCTCATTAAGGATCAGTTTGTGTCGCAACAAGACTTGGATACCGCCCAAGTCAACTTCGACGGCGCCTCCGCCGCCCTGGAATCCTTGCAGGCCCAGGTCAAGCAGATGGACGTGGCGCTCGCCCAGGCGGACACGAACCTCGCGTACTCCTATGTCCGCGCACCCTTTGCCGGCTATGTCGCCGAACGCAACCTCGACCCGGGCGCCAACGTCACCAGCGCCATCGCCAGCACCTCGACGAACTCGCGTGGCATCCTGAGCCTGCATGAGATCGAGACCGTGCGGATTTTGATCGAAGTCGTCGAAAAAGATATTCCGCTCATCCACATCGGGCAGAAAGCAGAGGTGCGCGCCGAAGCCTATCCCGATCGCGTGTTTGACGGAACCGTCACCCGCATTGTGCAGGCACTCAATCGCGCCACGCGCACCATGACCGTCGAGATCGATCTCTCCAACAAGGACCGGGCGCTGAAAGGCGGCATGTTCGCGCGCGTTGAGGCCCTGGTGGGCACCCACCCACAGGCGGTACAAATCCCGATCGACGCCGTCAGCCGATTGGAAGACGTGCAGTATGTCTACATCGTGCGGGACGGCACCGCCCAACGCGTCAATGTCGAGATCGGCGCCCGCGAGAAGAATCGCGTGGAAATCACCAAGGGCTTGAACGGCAGCGAACAGGTCATCGTCTCGGGCAAAGACCTCGTGCACGACGGCACCCCCGTTCAAGCGCAAGCCCTTGCACCCAATGTGTCGACCGAACCCCCTGCGCCAACGCCGGCTTCACCCGCCCCGGCCAAAGGATAG
- a CDS encoding thiamine pyrophosphate-binding protein, which yields MIESDAFVQALQDMGVDFFTGVPDSILGGIIAELMVRRLYTPAVREDEAVGMAAGAYMAGKVPAVLMQNSGLGTSLNTLISLNMIYRQPCILIVSWRGQGGKDAPEHLVMGEVMPQFLDIMKIPHRTLTEKTAVEDFKWVAETFMKQRIPVALVITKGVVKGLHP from the coding sequence ATGATTGAAAGCGATGCATTCGTTCAGGCACTGCAAGATATGGGGGTCGATTTCTTTACCGGAGTTCCCGATTCGATTCTGGGCGGCATTATTGCCGAACTGATGGTGCGGCGGCTCTATACGCCGGCCGTGCGGGAAGATGAAGCAGTGGGGATGGCTGCCGGTGCCTATATGGCGGGGAAAGTGCCTGCCGTACTGATGCAGAATTCAGGACTCGGGACCTCCCTCAATACGCTGATCTCATTGAATATGATTTACCGGCAGCCCTGTATCTTGATCGTGTCCTGGCGGGGCCAGGGCGGCAAGGATGCACCGGAGCATCTGGTGATGGGTGAGGTCATGCCGCAATTCCTCGATATCATGAAGATTCCGCACCGGACCTTGACCGAGAAAACCGCGGTCGAAGATTTCAAGTGGGTGGCCGAGACCTTTATGAAACAACGCATTCCCGTTGCACTGGTGATTACCAAGGGTGTCGTGAAAGGGTTGCATCCATGA
- a CDS encoding pyridoxal-phosphate-dependent aminotransferase family protein, with product MILLNPGPVNVSERVRQALLRPDICHRESEFTELQLRIQDKLLKAFVPGAEAEYAAVLITGSGTAAVESALMSAIPHGKRVLVLNNGVYGERLSQMVGLHRLGVSELKYEWTARPDPERLRLALRQHPEVHAVAMVHHETTTGLINPVKEIADVVDSQNRAFILDAVSGLGGETIDIAGSHIYMVAGTAGKCIQGFPGVSFVLVRKGFLERMRQYPKRSWYLHLTHYVDDQGRGMIPFTPAVQAFYGFDEALSELLEEGVANRIQRYKKAATLIRARMAKLGVKPMLTPERQSNTITAYSLPDGVTYEQLHDRLKAQGYVIYAGQGQLESKIFRVANMGALTEAQLTGFLDAFEQACKPA from the coding sequence ATGATTCTTCTTAATCCAGGCCCCGTCAATGTGTCCGAGCGTGTCCGGCAGGCGTTGTTGCGTCCGGATATCTGCCATCGGGAATCGGAATTCACCGAGCTGCAGCTCCGGATTCAAGACAAGTTGCTGAAGGCTTTCGTGCCTGGGGCGGAAGCCGAGTATGCCGCCGTGCTCATCACCGGCTCCGGCACCGCTGCGGTCGAGTCCGCCCTGATGTCCGCCATCCCTCACGGCAAGCGGGTGCTGGTGCTGAATAACGGCGTCTACGGGGAGCGGCTGTCGCAGATGGTCGGGCTGCACCGGCTGGGCGTGTCTGAGCTCAAGTACGAGTGGACCGCCAGGCCGGATCCGGAGCGTCTCCGTCTCGCGTTGCGGCAGCATCCCGAAGTGCATGCCGTCGCGATGGTCCATCATGAAACCACTACCGGTCTGATCAATCCGGTGAAAGAGATTGCTGACGTCGTCGACAGTCAGAACCGCGCGTTCATTCTCGATGCCGTCAGCGGGTTGGGCGGAGAAACCATCGATATCGCCGGGTCGCACATCTATATGGTGGCGGGGACGGCCGGCAAATGTATTCAGGGATTCCCCGGTGTGTCGTTCGTGCTGGTGCGCAAGGGGTTCCTGGAGCGGATGCGCCAGTATCCGAAACGGTCGTGGTATCTTCACCTCACGCATTATGTCGATGACCAAGGCCGCGGCATGATTCCGTTCACGCCGGCGGTGCAGGCGTTCTATGGTTTTGATGAAGCGCTGAGCGAGTTGCTGGAAGAAGGCGTGGCCAACCGGATTCAACGCTATAAGAAGGCGGCGACCTTGATTCGCGCGCGCATGGCCAAGCTCGGAGTCAAGCCGATGCTGACGCCCGAGCGCCAGTCGAACACCATTACGGCCTATTCGCTTCCCGACGGCGTGACCTACGAGCAGTTGCATGACCGCCTCAAGGCGCAGGGCTATGTCATCTATGCAGGACAGGGGCAATTGGAAAGCAAGATTTTCCGCGTGGCCAATATGGGCGCGTTGACCGAAGCGCAGTTGACGGGATTTCTCGACGCTTTCGAACAGGCCTGTAAACCGGCATGA
- a CDS encoding thiamine pyrophosphate-dependent enzyme, whose product MRPEEGTLISRAQALAALLELLTDQPVIVCNGFPSREVHKIADRPTHFYMIGSMGNAPAIALGVALAKPNKQVVTFDGDGNVLMGMGTLATVGALKPKNFIHVVFDNEVYGTTGNQPTISNVVPLEKVAKAAGYVNVERVLDREDLVYEFKDMLKKDGPSMLLIKVNEFAEDAGRVLHEPPDITKRFMQAIN is encoded by the coding sequence ATGAGACCTGAAGAGGGGACGCTGATCAGTCGGGCGCAGGCATTGGCCGCACTGCTTGAATTATTGACCGATCAACCGGTGATCGTCTGCAACGGCTTTCCCTCGCGCGAGGTGCACAAGATTGCGGATCGTCCGACGCATTTCTATATGATCGGTTCCATGGGCAATGCCCCGGCTATCGCACTGGGTGTGGCCTTGGCCAAGCCGAATAAGCAGGTCGTCACGTTCGACGGCGACGGGAATGTGCTGATGGGGATGGGGACTCTCGCGACGGTCGGAGCCTTGAAGCCGAAGAATTTCATTCACGTGGTGTTCGATAACGAAGTGTATGGAACGACCGGCAACCAACCGACCATTTCGAATGTGGTGCCGCTGGAAAAGGTGGCCAAGGCGGCTGGATATGTGAATGTGGAGCGCGTGCTTGACCGTGAGGACCTCGTCTACGAGTTCAAAGATATGTTGAAGAAAGACGGGCCGAGCATGTTGCTGATTAAGGTCAACGAGTTCGCCGAAGATGCCGGGCGGGTGCTCCATGAGCCGCCGGACATCACCAAGCGGTTTATGCAGGCCATCAACTAG
- a CDS encoding sugar phosphate nucleotidyltransferase: protein MKAIILAAGVGKRLWPVTQHHPKCLIKLGGQTLLHRYLTALASVGIRQADIVVGYKQEMIRAAVESDACGVRVNFLVNEEFHRGSISSLWIAKTAFTDNAIVMDADVLFHREILQRLVSSPYENALLMDESVKQTGEECMVVVEGGRVIALTKTMPLRYEYAGEGVGFLKVRQADSPHVVASLRKFVDREAWQMEYEDALIDFFRDVKVGHEKIGGLPWTEIDFPEDVTKAEREVLPRF, encoded by the coding sequence ATGAAGGCGATCATTCTGGCAGCGGGCGTCGGTAAGCGGCTTTGGCCCGTGACTCAGCATCATCCAAAGTGTCTCATCAAGCTCGGGGGCCAGACCTTGCTGCACCGGTATCTGACCGCGCTGGCGAGCGTGGGGATTCGGCAGGCCGATATCGTCGTGGGCTACAAGCAGGAGATGATTCGCGCGGCCGTCGAATCCGATGCCTGCGGCGTGCGGGTCAATTTTCTGGTCAACGAGGAGTTCCATCGAGGCAGTATCTCGTCGTTGTGGATCGCCAAGACGGCGTTTACCGATAATGCCATCGTCATGGATGCCGACGTGCTCTTTCATCGTGAAATCTTACAGCGCCTGGTGAGTTCGCCCTACGAGAATGCGCTGCTGATGGATGAATCGGTCAAGCAGACCGGTGAAGAATGCATGGTTGTGGTCGAAGGCGGGCGGGTGATCGCGCTGACGAAAACCATGCCGCTGCGGTATGAGTATGCCGGTGAAGGCGTAGGGTTTCTCAAGGTCCGGCAAGCCGACTCGCCGCATGTCGTCGCCTCGCTCCGGAAGTTTGTCGATCGGGAAGCCTGGCAGATGGAGTATGAAGACGCGCTGATCGATTTCTTCCGCGACGTGAAGGTCGGGCATGAAAAAATCGGCGGATTGCCGTGGACCGAGATCGATTTTCCGGAAGATGTGACGAAGGCGGAGCGAGAGGTCCTGCCAAGGTTCTAG
- a CDS encoding CDP-alcohol phosphatidyltransferase family protein — translation MSESLIQHRAEVQGLATAILLPSVSVFGESLERVPGSAGPLTQVVGIGLFQRAVLTLQRAGIRQLIVLAGPEEDQLKQALGRGPRVTIPVRWMPIREFPLDDPRTWEAMAAEVHGFCLVASVRGVFSRGLIESLRRGVQEGQAILVAQPVMQRAAGDWRVSVKVQAERLLALGSSRAEDALLVAADVLVLPAGLMAAAQETHTPPGTMPIRRWIEQAAIDGRVRVLRTDGHPSQWYQDVRTQAEVPAAERKLFSSLKGEFEGFVDRYFNRKVSRWFTRIFLAIGASPNAITMVATVLGLLAAVGFGLGTYEAAIVAALLFQFAAVIDCCDGEVARLTFTESAFGAWLDIAMDNVVHMAIFAGIAVGAYQQAAGQADAWIPLALGAAAVLGNAASFVLVTRAQKIKAASGWKTPIHAAWSEFMLKNVASRDFSVIVLIAAVVGKLDWFLWMASAGSLVFTALMLWVIRPSARSRA, via the coding sequence ATGAGTGAAAGTCTCATCCAACATCGCGCGGAAGTTCAGGGACTGGCGACCGCCATTCTGCTGCCGTCGGTCAGTGTCTTCGGCGAATCCCTAGAACGTGTCCCCGGCAGTGCCGGTCCTCTGACGCAGGTCGTGGGGATCGGGCTGTTTCAACGCGCCGTGCTCACGTTGCAGCGGGCCGGCATCCGGCAATTGATCGTGCTCGCCGGTCCTGAAGAAGACCAACTCAAGCAGGCGTTAGGCCGTGGGCCGCGCGTGACGATCCCTGTGCGGTGGATGCCGATTCGGGAGTTCCCGCTCGATGATCCGCGCACCTGGGAAGCGATGGCGGCGGAAGTTCATGGATTCTGCCTGGTCGCGAGCGTGCGCGGCGTGTTCTCGCGCGGCCTGATCGAAAGTCTGCGCCGCGGAGTGCAAGAGGGACAGGCGATTCTGGTGGCGCAGCCGGTCATGCAGCGGGCAGCAGGAGATTGGCGGGTTTCGGTCAAAGTGCAGGCCGAACGGCTTCTCGCCCTCGGATCGTCCCGGGCCGAAGATGCGCTGCTGGTTGCGGCGGATGTTCTGGTTCTGCCGGCCGGTCTTATGGCCGCGGCGCAGGAGACTCACACCCCTCCAGGAACCATGCCGATTCGGCGATGGATTGAGCAGGCCGCAATCGACGGACGGGTTCGGGTGCTGCGGACGGACGGGCATCCCTCGCAGTGGTATCAGGATGTGCGGACGCAGGCCGAGGTTCCGGCCGCTGAACGGAAGTTATTCTCTTCGCTCAAAGGTGAGTTCGAGGGATTCGTCGATCGCTACTTCAATCGCAAGGTCTCTCGCTGGTTCACCCGAATCTTCCTGGCCATAGGGGCTTCCCCCAACGCCATTACGATGGTGGCGACCGTCCTTGGGCTCTTGGCCGCCGTGGGATTTGGGCTTGGGACGTATGAAGCGGCTATTGTGGCGGCGCTGTTGTTCCAATTTGCGGCGGTGATCGATTGTTGTGATGGGGAAGTGGCCCGGCTCACATTCACGGAGTCGGCGTTCGGCGCCTGGCTCGATATCGCGATGGACAACGTCGTGCATATGGCCATCTTCGCCGGAATTGCCGTGGGGGCGTACCAGCAAGCAGCCGGGCAGGCCGATGCCTGGATTCCGCTCGCGTTGGGTGCGGCTGCCGTGCTCGGCAACGCCGCGTCTTTCGTCTTGGTGACTCGGGCCCAGAAGATCAAGGCGGCGAGTGGGTGGAAGACGCCGATCCATGCGGCCTGGTCTGAGTTCATGCTGAAGAATGTCGCCAGCCGTGATTTTTCCGTGATCGTCCTGATCGCGGCGGTGGTCGGCAAGTTGGATTGGTTTCTCTGGATGGCGTCAGCCGGCTCTCTGGTCTTCACTGCGCTGATGTTGTGGGTGATTCGTCCGTCAGCAAGATCTCGTGCATAG
- a CDS encoding efflux RND transporter permease subunit, producing MWLTLLALRNRIGILMLSLAMVVLGVTSLERLPVDLFPNIQVPVAFVGVIYKGAPPLDIEQSVVYPIEKAVSSASNVEHVESFSKQGIGAVQIWFNWGADINVGQMEVMQRITQILNSLPPGILQPFIVKFDVSNIPVSYVTVASDDLDERALYDLAYNTIAPQIEQIANVAAATVEGGKIRQININLDPALLNARGLSILDVVKSVKAANLILPSGDLKAGNLDYNVFTNNQFKTVDPIQDVIVKVNQQGNPVRVRDVGTVTDSSDIQTNIVRTDGTRAVYLRVNKQPIANTVGVVDALRAALPKMIGIPPGVKLGISFDQSVYIRQSIQNLIEQALHGSLLAAAVILIFLRNLTSTLIISVSIPLSILVTFIVLYFTGQTLNVFTLGGLALGIGRLVDDSIVELENIQRHLNTTPRRWDAILEAAREVAMPIFASTVTTVVVFLPMFFVVGIARLLLIPLTVTIAIALFTSFFISRTVTPALCYKFLKPEQEAHRSMPGWFVRLMDWSRERYESLDRRYEDSLRWVLAHRRLFIAAVVLLFIGSLMLLPMIGTEFLPVSDESQFRIVLRAPVGQRVEKTEQQVAEVERVLRENIPPDELDTMVSSTGVLAQGRSSLFNPNTGPHTSVISVYLTPPDKRKRNQVQVMNDVRPKIITLFPGVAMFFDPGGLVKRVTSFGSQKSIDVEIYGYDFEKARGVIRQVEEAMHKIPGIADIEVSREENYPEINVVVDREKAALLGISETDVANAVLFSLNGNGQTDPIIYTDPQNGNEYYISAWLAEEHRKDLTDLENILLTTKAGEPVLLKNVAALKLNAGPVKIDRKYFQRVVHITANPTTRPLGAIAEDLEAAFATFQLPTGFTIKLAGQIQQQRETFQGLQFATVLSLALVYMVMAAQFKSLIDPFIIMFSVPMGFPGVILILFLTNTTLSTTSMMGIIMMLGIVVSNGVLLVDYTNVLRRKGHSLADAVITASRTRLRPILMTSLATVFGLLPMAIGWGTGGETNAPLARSVVGGLSVSTLLTLFLVPTMYMMFEEWHPRKFEKEQQPTAPLAPASPLPALE from the coding sequence ATGTGGCTGACGCTCCTGGCACTCAGGAATCGCATCGGCATCTTGATGTTGTCGCTCGCGATGGTGGTACTGGGCGTCACCTCGCTGGAACGGCTCCCCGTCGATCTCTTCCCCAACATCCAGGTTCCGGTTGCCTTCGTCGGGGTCATCTATAAAGGCGCCCCGCCGCTCGACATCGAGCAAAGCGTCGTCTACCCCATCGAAAAAGCCGTCAGCTCAGCCTCCAACGTGGAGCACGTCGAATCCTTTTCGAAGCAAGGCATCGGGGCGGTCCAGATTTGGTTCAACTGGGGCGCCGACATCAACGTCGGCCAGATGGAGGTGATGCAACGCATCACCCAAATTCTGAACAGTTTGCCGCCTGGCATCCTGCAACCTTTTATCGTGAAGTTCGACGTCTCCAATATCCCAGTGTCGTACGTCACCGTCGCCAGTGACGATCTGGACGAACGGGCGCTCTACGACCTGGCCTACAACACGATCGCGCCGCAGATCGAGCAGATCGCCAACGTCGCCGCCGCCACGGTGGAAGGCGGCAAGATCCGCCAGATCAACATCAACCTGGATCCCGCCCTGCTCAACGCGCGCGGGCTGTCGATCCTCGACGTCGTGAAATCCGTCAAAGCGGCCAATCTGATCTTGCCGTCAGGCGACTTGAAGGCCGGCAATCTCGACTACAACGTCTTCACCAACAATCAATTCAAGACCGTCGATCCGATTCAAGACGTCATCGTCAAAGTGAATCAGCAGGGCAACCCGGTCCGCGTCCGCGATGTCGGAACCGTGACCGACTCCTCCGACATCCAGACCAATATCGTCCGCACCGACGGCACCAGAGCCGTGTACCTGCGCGTGAACAAGCAACCCATCGCCAACACCGTGGGGGTCGTGGACGCCCTGCGCGCCGCACTTCCCAAGATGATCGGCATTCCGCCCGGCGTGAAACTCGGCATCTCCTTCGATCAGTCGGTCTATATTCGCCAATCCATTCAGAACCTGATCGAGCAGGCCCTGCACGGATCTCTGCTCGCGGCCGCCGTCATTCTGATTTTCCTGCGCAATCTGACGAGCACCCTGATCATTTCCGTGTCGATTCCCCTGTCGATCCTGGTGACCTTCATCGTGCTCTACTTCACCGGTCAGACGCTGAACGTCTTTACGCTGGGAGGCCTCGCCCTAGGCATCGGCCGGCTCGTCGACGACTCGATCGTGGAATTGGAAAACATTCAACGGCATCTCAATACGACGCCGCGCCGCTGGGATGCGATCCTGGAAGCCGCCCGCGAAGTCGCCATGCCGATCTTTGCCTCGACGGTCACGACGGTCGTCGTCTTCTTGCCCATGTTCTTCGTCGTCGGCATCGCCCGGCTCTTGCTGATTCCGCTGACCGTCACCATCGCCATCGCCCTCTTCACGTCGTTCTTCATCTCACGCACCGTCACCCCGGCGCTCTGCTATAAGTTTCTGAAGCCCGAGCAGGAAGCGCACCGGTCGATGCCGGGCTGGTTCGTGCGGCTCATGGACTGGAGCCGGGAGCGGTACGAATCCTTGGACCGGCGTTACGAAGACTCGCTGCGTTGGGTGCTCGCGCACCGGCGCCTCTTCATCGCCGCCGTCGTCTTACTCTTCATCGGGTCCCTCATGCTGCTCCCGATGATCGGCACAGAATTCCTGCCGGTCTCAGACGAAAGCCAGTTCCGCATCGTCCTGCGCGCACCGGTCGGTCAGCGAGTGGAAAAGACGGAACAGCAAGTCGCCGAAGTCGAACGGGTGCTCAGAGAAAATATTCCGCCCGACGAACTGGACACGATGGTCTCCAGCACCGGCGTCCTCGCTCAAGGCCGCTCATCCCTTTTCAATCCCAATACCGGCCCGCACACCTCCGTCATCTCCGTCTACCTCACCCCGCCGGACAAACGGAAGCGGAACCAGGTGCAAGTCATGAACGACGTGCGGCCGAAGATCATCACACTCTTCCCCGGCGTCGCCATGTTCTTCGATCCGGGTGGACTCGTGAAGCGAGTGACCAGCTTCGGCTCGCAGAAGTCGATCGACGTCGAAATTTACGGATACGATTTTGAAAAAGCGCGCGGCGTGATCCGCCAGGTCGAAGAGGCCATGCACAAGATACCGGGGATCGCCGACATCGAAGTCAGCCGGGAAGAGAACTACCCGGAGATCAACGTGGTGGTGGACCGGGAAAAAGCCGCGCTGCTCGGCATCAGCGAGACCGACGTGGCCAACGCCGTGTTGTTCTCTCTTAACGGAAACGGCCAGACCGATCCGATCATCTACACCGACCCACAGAACGGGAATGAGTACTACATCAGCGCCTGGCTGGCCGAAGAGCACCGCAAAGACCTGACTGACCTGGAAAATATTTTACTCACGACGAAGGCGGGAGAGCCGGTGCTGCTCAAGAACGTAGCCGCGCTGAAACTGAATGCCGGACCGGTGAAGATCGACCGGAAATATTTCCAGCGCGTCGTCCACATAACCGCCAACCCCACCACGCGCCCGCTAGGCGCCATTGCCGAAGACCTGGAAGCGGCCTTTGCCACCTTCCAACTACCGACCGGCTTCACCATCAAGCTGGCGGGACAGATTCAGCAGCAGCGGGAGACCTTCCAAGGCCTACAGTTCGCCACCGTCCTCTCGTTGGCGCTGGTCTATATGGTGATGGCCGCGCAGTTCAAATCGTTGATCGACCCGTTCATCATCATGTTCTCGGTGCCGATGGGGTTCCCCGGCGTGATCCTGATCCTCTTCCTGACCAACACCACGCTCTCGACGACCTCGATGATGGGCATCATCATGATGCTCGGAATCGTCGTCTCGAACGGCGTGCTCCTCGTCGATTATACGAACGTCCTGCGCCGCAAAGGCCATTCGCTGGCGGATGCGGTCATCACGGCCTCGCGCACGCGATTGCGCCCAATCCTGATGACCTCGCTCGCGACCGTCTTCGGCCTACTCCCGATGGCCATCGGCTGGGGCACCGGCGGAGAAACCAACGCGCCGCTCGCACGATCCGTTGTCGGAGGGCTCAGCGTCTCAACGTTGCTGACCCTCTTCCTCGTGCCGACCATGTATATGATGTTTGAAGAGTGGCACCCGAGAAAATTCGAGAAGGAGCAGCAGCCCACGGCTCCGCTCGCACCGGCCAGCCCGCTTCCAGCGCTGGAGTAG
- a CDS encoding PilZ domain-containing protein, which yields MKPQPALKTPGFFNSLAGERREIDRIPLSFSLMYSGSHETDAIMGNGTVVDMSREGLGVRGTQPVTVDMELTLFLALPDKQDPLFVIQAQVAWVTEHRFGLRRKQQSPAASEHRLQRFLRSFFHTTRPSGKA from the coding sequence ATGAAACCACAACCAGCTCTGAAAACACCGGGATTTTTCAATAGCCTCGCGGGGGAACGACGGGAGATCGACCGCATTCCCCTCTCGTTTAGCCTGATGTATTCGGGGTCGCATGAAACCGACGCCATCATGGGCAATGGGACGGTCGTCGATATGTCGCGGGAAGGACTGGGAGTTCGCGGCACGCAACCGGTCACGGTCGACATGGAACTCACCCTCTTTCTCGCGCTGCCCGACAAGCAAGACCCGCTCTTTGTCATTCAGGCCCAAGTCGCGTGGGTTACTGAACACCGGTTCGGTCTGCGGCGCAAGCAACAGAGTCCGGCCGCCTCAGAACATCGCCTACAGCGGTTTCTCCGGTCATTTTTTCACACGACTCGCCCCAGCGGGAAAGCCTAA